The genomic interval CTCTGGATCATCTGCGGAATGCCGGCCAGCGGTCCCTGGGCCGAAGTGAGCGCGAGCACCACAGCACCGAACAGATGCCCGGCGGCGATTGCCGACAATGCGCTGATGACATCGAGTTCGAACACCATCACCGACATTGCGCCGGTGATCACGGCCAGCGGGGCGACGTTGGTGCAGAACCACAGGGTGAACAGATCTATCGCCTTGCCATGGCGCTTGTGCGGTGGCACATAGTCGATGGCGTTGCCTTCGATCGCGAAAACGCCCTTGTCCTGCTGCTTCGGGTCCTGCTGCATACGCTGATATTCCCGTTGGCTGCCGCACCGCGGGCCCTCCCCGACGGCGTCACGCATCACCCCGAACAGGCGCTGCGGGCGTGGATGGAACAGAACGATCGGTGCCTGCGGCGAGCGGCGTGCGCACCGGAGGTGCGCGACACGTCAAGCCGCCGCACCGGCCGGCTAGCGCATCACGAACGGATCGCCCATGGGCGCGTCGGACGTCCGCAACCACACCGTCTTGGTGGTGGTGTAGTCGAGTACCGCATCGGCGCCGCCTTCGCGGCCGTGCCCGGACAGACCGTAGCCGCCGAACGGTGCGTGTGGGGACACCGCGCGATAGGTGTTGAGCCATACAACGCCGGCATGGATCGCCTGCGACATGCGGTGGGCTCGCGTCAGGTCGCGAGTGAACACACCCGCTGCCAATCCGTAATCAGTCGAGTTGGCCTTGGCGATCGCATCGGCCTCGTCGGAGAACACGTCGATCGACAATACCGGACCGAACAATTCGGTGATCTCGCTCATCGCCCGTGGAACGCCGCTGCAGTCGAGCACCGTCGGTGCGTAATAGAAGCCGTCGCGTTCGATGCGATGCCCGCCGGTCAGCAGACGCGCGCCCTGTTCGATCGACTGGGCAACCACCGTTTCGATGGTGCGCAGCTGGCGTTCGGTGCACAGCGGTCCATACTCGGTCTGCGCGTCGTCCGGTGCGCCGACGCGGATGGCATTGACCTTCTCGATCAGGCGGGCCAGGAACGCATCCTTGACGCCAGCCTCGATCAGCAAGCGTGAGCCGGCGACGCAACTCTGTCCGCTCGCGGCGAAGATTGCCGCCAACTGGGCGTTGACCGCGCTGTCGATGTCGGCATCGGCAAACACCACCAACGGCGACTTGCCGCCCAGTTCCAGCGACACCTTGGCCAGGTTGTCGGCAGTGTTACGGATGATGTGGCGCGCCGTCTCCGGCCCGCCTGTGAACGCGACCAGGCTCACCTTGGGGTGCCGGCTGAGCACGGCGCCGCACTCTGGCCCGAAGCCGGTGATGATGTTGACCACCCCCGGCGGGAACCCTGCCTCGTGGATCAGCCGCGCGAACGCCAGCAGCGGTGCAGGCGCCTCTTCCGACGCCTTGAGGACCACCGTGCAGCCGGCGGCGAGCGCCGGTCCGAGCTTCACCGCCGAGAGAAACAGCTGGCTGTTCCAGGGCACGATCGCGGCGACTACACCCAGCGGCTCACGCTTGATCCAGACCTGCATGTCCGGCTTGTCGACCGGCACCACGTGGCCCCGCACCTGGTCGGCGATGCCGGCGTAGTAGCGGTAGTAGTGGGCGACGTAGGCGATCTGTCCCCGGGTCTCGCGGACGATCTTCCCGGTGTCGCGGGTTTCGAGTGCAGCCAGCTCGGGCGCCGCATGCTCGAGCAGGTCAGCCAGGCGATACAGCAATCGCCCACGCTGCGATGCCGTCAGGCCGGCCCAGGCAGGGTCCCGCAACGCGCGCTCGGCCGCGGTAACGGCGCGCTCGACTTCGTCGATGCGCGCCTCGGGCATCTGTGCCCAGACCTGGCCAGTCGCCGGGTCGATGCTGTCGAATGTCGCGGCGCCGGCTTCGAAACGGCCGTCGATGTACAGAGCGAATGGGGCAGTCATGGCCATTGCTTACCGGAACGCCGGCATCACATCGCGGATCATGCGCTCGAGCGAGGCTTTCTTGCGCTCAAAGCTCATGCCGGTATCGATCCAGAACGCGTACTCGTCGTAGCCCATGCGCTCGTAGATCTTCAGGCGGGCAATCACTTCCTCGGGCGGGCCGATGACGTTGTTGCTGCGCATCGCCTGGGGCGAGTACATCGGATGCGCAGCGATCTCGTCTTCGCTCAGCGGCGCGATCAGGCCTTGGGTGATGTCGCGCTCGTTCTTGAACCACGCGCCGAAGTAGTTGTAGAAGACGTTGATCTCGTCGGCCGCCTGTTGCGCGTCGGCTTCGCCGTCGGCCACATAGGTGTGGCGCAGCAGCATGATCTGCGGACGCGGCACGTCGCTGAACTTTTCGCAGGCCGCATTGAAGTGACCCATCAGTTTCTCGACCTCCTCGTCGCCGAAGTGCAGCGGCGTGACCTGCACGTTGCAACCGTTCTCCACCGCGAACTCGTGGCTGTTGGGATCGCGCGCGGCCACCCAGATCGGCGGATGCGGCGCCTGCAGCGGCTGCGGTGCAGAGGTGGTCTTGGGAAACTTCCAGTACTCGCCTTGGTGCGCGTAGTCGCCCTTCCACAACGCTTTGATGGCCGGAATCAACTCGCGCAGACGGCCGCCGGCGCCCCAGGCGTCGAGGCCGGGGTGCAGGCGCTCGTACTCGAACGCGTACGCACCGCGGGCGATCCCCAGTTCCAGGCGACCATCGCTGATGATGTCGGTCATCGCCGCTTCGCCGGCGAGCTTGATCGGATGCCAGAACGGTGCGACCACCGTGCCGGTGCCCAGGCGCACATGTTTGGTTCGGCGCGCGAGGTCGACAAGGTTCAGGAACGGATTTGGCGCGATGGTGAAGTTCATGCCGTGATGTTCGCCGGTCCAGATGGCGTGCATGCCGCCTTCGTCCGCGATCCGGCACAGTTCTACCATCTCGTCGTACAGCTGCTTCTGCGTCTGCTGGTCGGAGACGCGCTCGATATGGATGAACAGCGAAAAGCGCATATCAGATCTCCTGGCCTTGGACGTCACGCACGACGCCGTTGTGGTGGTTGCCGTAGTAGACGCCGTAGCTCTTGAGCCGGCTTTCCTTGCAGTAGCGCTCGAGCATGCTTTTCACCGCCGGGTCGGCGATGTCGAGCGCAGCGACGTCGGTCAGTTCGATGTAGCTGCCTTCGCGCGGCGTCGCGTCCGGCGTGCTGCACAGAAAGGCGACGAATTGCTGCTGGCTGTCGGTGTTGCGATAGACCGAATAAACGAAGTTTGCCGATGCGCCAGGCTGGTAGCGTTCAAACAGGGCGTGCAGTGCCTCGTCCGCACCGCGGTCTGCCGCGCCGACACAGGGCAGCGCCCAGCGCCCGTCTGCATCGCGCGTCAGTAGCACGCGGTTCTCATGGGCGATGACGGCGTGGATGACCACGCTGGCGCCGCCGATCACCTCGGCCGCCATCTTCGCCGGGGTGAAGTAGCCGCCGCGGTAGTAGCCCAGGCCGGCCTGACCACTCGACGCGAAGGCCTCGATGCGCCCGATCAGGATGGCGTGATCGCCGGCCGGCACCACCGAGTGCGTCGTGCAGTCGAACCAGGCACCGACACCGGCCAGCAGTGGATTGCCGTGTTCGCTCATGCGCCATTCGATACTGCCAAAACGGTCCTCAACACGGCTGGCGAACGTGCTGGAGACCTGCTTCTGTCCTTCAGCAAGCACGTTAATCGCAAAGTGGCCGCCGTTGGCGAAAGCGTCGTAGTTGCCGGAGCTGTTGGCGATACTGACCAGCAGCAGCGGCGGGTCCAGCGACACCGAAGCAAACGAGTTGGCGGTGAAGCCCACCGGCGTGCCTGCGGTGCTGGTTGTGGTGACGACGGTGATGCCGGTCATGAACGCGCCGAACGCGTCGCGGAGTTCCTTGGTGGTGCTGTCCATCTTGTTCCCTCCCAGGTTCTTGACGGATGCCGCGCTCAGGGTGTCGCGGCCAGCCAGTCCGACATCGCACGATTGACGAGATCGGGGGCGGTGAGATTGACCATGTGGCGCTGGCCTTCGAGGACCACGGCGTGGCCGCGCGCTGCAAGGCCTGCCATGCGTTCGGCCATCGGGCCGGTGGAATTGAGGTCATCGGCGCCGGTCAGCGCCAGCGTCGGGCACTGCACCTCACACCAGCGGTCGGCATAGAGCAGGTCACCGCGCGCGAATGCACGATAGGCATCGGCGTAGCCTTGGAGATCGACCTGCTCCAGCCACCCGCGCACTGCTGCGACCAACGCGGGCGGAACATCGGGCACATCGAACCAGCGCTGCAGCGGTGTGTCGACGTCCAGATGCCCGTCGAGCAGCTGGTCGGCGCGTGCCACAACCGCAGCGCGCGCAGCTTCGCTGCGCCGGTGCACGCCGTTGACCACCGCCAGGC from Luteimonas sp. S4-F44 carries:
- a CDS encoding aldehyde dehydrogenase — translated: MTAPFALYIDGRFEAGAATFDSIDPATGQVWAQMPEARIDEVERAVTAAERALRDPAWAGLTASQRGRLLYRLADLLEHAAPELAALETRDTGKIVRETRGQIAYVAHYYRYYAGIADQVRGHVVPVDKPDMQVWIKREPLGVVAAIVPWNSQLFLSAVKLGPALAAGCTVVLKASEEAPAPLLAFARLIHEAGFPPGVVNIITGFGPECGAVLSRHPKVSLVAFTGGPETARHIIRNTADNLAKVSLELGGKSPLVVFADADIDSAVNAQLAAIFAASGQSCVAGSRLLIEAGVKDAFLARLIEKVNAIRVGAPDDAQTEYGPLCTERQLRTIETVVAQSIEQGARLLTGGHRIERDGFYYAPTVLDCSGVPRAMSEITELFGPVLSIDVFSDEADAIAKANSTDYGLAAGVFTRDLTRAHRMSQAIHAGVVWLNTYRAVSPHAPFGGYGLSGHGREGGADAVLDYTTTKTVWLRTSDAPMGDPFVMR
- a CDS encoding LLM class flavin-dependent oxidoreductase encodes the protein MTSKARRSDMRFSLFIHIERVSDQQTQKQLYDEMVELCRIADEGGMHAIWTGEHHGMNFTIAPNPFLNLVDLARRTKHVRLGTGTVVAPFWHPIKLAGEAAMTDIISDGRLELGIARGAYAFEYERLHPGLDAWGAGGRLRELIPAIKALWKGDYAHQGEYWKFPKTTSAPQPLQAPHPPIWVAARDPNSHEFAVENGCNVQVTPLHFGDEEVEKLMGHFNAACEKFSDVPRPQIMLLRHTYVADGEADAQQAADEINVFYNYFGAWFKNERDITQGLIAPLSEDEIAAHPMYSPQAMRSNNVIGPPEEVIARLKIYERMGYDEYAFWIDTGMSFERKKASLERMIRDVMPAFR
- a CDS encoding flavin reductase; the encoded protein is MDSTTKELRDAFGAFMTGITVVTTTSTAGTPVGFTANSFASVSLDPPLLLVSIANSSGNYDAFANGGHFAINVLAEGQKQVSSTFASRVEDRFGSIEWRMSEHGNPLLAGVGAWFDCTTHSVVPAGDHAILIGRIEAFASSGQAGLGYYRGGYFTPAKMAAEVIGGASVVIHAVIAHENRVLLTRDADGRWALPCVGAADRGADEALHALFERYQPGASANFVYSVYRNTDSQQQFVAFLCSTPDATPREGSYIELTDVAALDIADPAVKSMLERYCKESRLKSYGVYYGNHHNGVVRDVQGQEI
- a CDS encoding alpha/beta hydrolase produces the protein MTSRTLPLSDGRAAHMLEQGRGEPLVLIHGVGMQAAAWGPQVAYFADRYRVIAVDLPGHGGSSRLGGTPGLVDYVRWMIEVIEALDLGHVNLAGHSMGALIALGVAIERPALVRRLAVVNGVHRRSEAARAAVVARADQLLDGHLDVDTPLQRWFDVPDVPPALVAAVRGWLEQVDLQGYADAYRAFARGDLLYADRWCEVQCPTLALTGADDLNSTGPMAERMAGLAARGHAVVLEGQRHMVNLTAPDLVNRAMSDWLAATP